DNA sequence from the Deinococcus depolymerans genome:
CACCCTGATCGACACCGGCGGCCTCTGGAGCGGCGACGAGTGGGAAGACGCCATCCGCCAGAAAGCCGAGTGGGCCATGGAAGGCGCGCAGGCCGTCATCTTCGTCCTCGACCCCCGCGAGGGCCTCAGTGCCGCCGACTACGAGGTCACCGACTGGCTGCGCCGCCTCGGCAAACCCGTCATCATCGCCGCGAACAAGATCGACAGCCCCAAGCACGAGGTCTACATGGCCGAACTGTGGGGCCTGGGCTTCGGGGAACCCGTCGCCATCAGCGCCGAACACGCCCGCGGGCTCGACGACCTGCTCGACCGCGTCATGGAGCACCTGCCCGAGGACACCGAGGACGTCCCGGAAATCGCGCCCATCCGCATCTCCCTGATCGGCCGCCCGAACGTCGGCAAGAGCAGCCTGCTGAACGCCATCACCCAGACCGACCGCGCCATCGTCGCCGATATGCCCGGCACCACCCGCGACTCCCTGGACGTCGAGTGGGACTACGGCGGTCAGCGCTTCGTGCTCGTCGACACCGCCGGCATCCGCAAGAAACCCGACACGGCCGTCGAGGACTACGCCATCCAGCGTTCGCAGGCCGCCATCGGCCGCAGCGACCTGATCTGGCTGGTCGTGAACGCCGGCGACCTCGGCGACCACGAACTGAAACTCGCGAACCTCGCGTACGACAGCGGCAAACCCGTGATCGTCATCGTGAACAAGTGGGACCTCGTGCCCGACTCGGACCTCAAGGCCACCGAGAAGGAACTCAACCAGAAGCTCCACCACATCAGCTACGCGCCCCGCGTGTACACCAGCGCCATCAACGAGTACGGCATTCACGAGATGCTGGCCGAGGCCATGAAGCTCCACGAGAAATGGCAGAGCCGCATTCCCACCAGCGAACTGAACCGCTGGCTGGGCGTCTGGCAGATGCGCCAGAGCGTCCCGAACTTCCACGGCAAGAAACTCAAGATGTACTTCATGACCCAGGTGGAAACCGCGCCCCCGACGTTCGCGATCTTCTGCAACCGCGCCGACTTCGTCACCCGCGCCTACGAGGGCTTCCTGCAGAACCGCATCCGCGAGGACCTGCAACTCGCCGGGATTCCCGTGCGCCTCAAGTGGAACGAGAAAGGCCCGTACAAACGCGGCAAGAACGCCGAGAACGACGATTGACCCGAGCGAGGCGAGAGGAAGAAAAACGGGTTCCGGGTTGTCAGCGAAACAGACGGAATCCGCATGAGTTTCATCACCTGCTCCCGCTCCGGCGGGAGTTGTTCATGACCCGTCAGCCGTTCACGGCGCGGCCCCCTGTCACGCCGCTGCCGCCGGTCACGGCGCCTGTCCCGTGAAGTACTTTCGGGCCAGGGCCACGGCGTCCAGGCCGACCTGATGCCCGATGCGCCGCCCGGCGAGGTCGTCGGGTTCGATGTGAATCCCGCCCCAGATGCAGGACTGCCCGGCCTGATCGGCGGCGTCGAAGTACGTGGCCCACTGCAGGCGCACGGGCACGGTGTTGCTGGTCCGGTCGATCAGCAGCGCGCCGGGCTGGACGGTGACCTCGTGCAGGCCGCCGGGGAAGAAGGCGCTGCCGGTCAGGTCGGTCAGGACCTCGGCGGCCGCGCGGCTGAACGTGGAGTGACCGGACACGAAGCCGGGGAAGGCCGGGCTGACGAAACTGGCCGCCTGGTACGGCACCCAGCGCAGCGGATCGATCCACTGGACGCCGGCGGCGGCACTCCAGCCGCGCACCATGGCCTTCCCGCCGCGTTCCTCCAGGACGTTCACCTCGTCCTGAATGCCGCGCATGCCCTGCGTGGCGACGAAGCGGACGAGAGAGATGGGGCGGGCGGTGTCGGTCTGGCGTTTGACGTCCCACGCGGCGATGGCGGCGTCGTGCAGCGCGCCGTTCAGGGCGAGGTACATCTTCAGGTCCCATTCCAGGCGGCCCAGTTCGGGGCCGCGTCCGCCCAGGCGGCGCTGGAAGGTGGGGGCGTCGGCGGCGGCGTTCGCCAGGACGTTCCAGTGGCCGGGGGGCGTCTCGGCGCGCGGGCCGTCCGCCCAGTACTCCGCGATGACCCGGCCGTAATCGGCGAGCCGCACCACGTTCGGCGGGTAGGGGAGGCCGGTGGCGGGGTTCAGGGGGTGTCCGGCGCCGTCGTTGCGGCCCGGCGTGTTGTTGCCCAGCGCGGCCGGGGAGATGTCGGTCGTGGTGTCCACGCGGTCGTCCAGTTGACTCTGGCGGCGCAGCAGGTCCGGAATCCAGCGGGCGCGCATCTGCGGGTCGTTCAGGCTGGGGGCGGGGCCGGGGTCGTGGTAATGGCGGCCCCGGCGGGTCATGGCGAAGGGTTTCACGGCGCCCCAGTGGGCGCCCATGTAGGGTTGCGGGCCGCTCTGCGGAATGCCGTTCTGCGTGAACGGCTGGGCCAGCAGCAGGCGCTGCCAGCGGTCCGGGTCGTTCAGGGTGACGCCGGGCTGTTCGGGGCGCAGGGGTTCGTTGCCGAAGCGGTAGCCGCTGGTGTCGGCGTACCCGCCGCGTTCGTTGGAGCCGTCGTCGCGGTTCAGGTCCAGGATCGCCTGCCCGGTGCGGTTGCCGGTCGCGCTGGCCCGGTCGCCCTGCGTGCCGGTGTCGGCGGGGTCCAGGCCCAGGTGCCGCAGGCGGTCGTCGAAGCACGCGCCGAGCGCCGGGACGGTCGCGGTGAAGCGGGCGCTCAGGACCCGGTGCGCGGCGCGGTTCACGGCCTCCTCGACCTGGGCGGGCGTGCCGCCGCGCTGCTCGTTCACGAACACGCCCTGCGCGACCGGGTCGAAGGCGGCCCAGGTGTCGTACATGGCGGCCGACAGGTGGAACAGGGTGCGGGCGTGCACCGTGGGTTGCGGCAGGACGTTGCGGATGGCGTTCAGGGCCAGTTCGTTCCACACGCGCGCCGCCGAGTGGCCCGGCGCCTCGATGGCCGCCCACGCCTGCGTGCTCAGGGGGCAGCTGACGGGCTGGGTGGGTGGGGGCGGTCGGGGGCAGCTGGTCAGCCCGGCGCACAGCGCGGCGCCGAGCAGCAGCAGGCGGCGCCGGGCAGGCGTGCAGATTAAGGAGGCCTTCATCTGGTGTCAGTGTAGGCGGATTCCCGGTCAGTTGCGGCGCGGATCACGCTGCGGGCGCCCCGCGTGGAGCGCTCGTACGGATTCCGTTTGTTTCGCCAACAATCCGGAACTTCACCGGGTCGTCAACTCCACGTCCGGAACCCGTTTCTCTCCTACTCTGCGGAGCAGCTCTCCGAGTCGCATCCGCTCGGATTGAATGGCTTTATAAGCCCTTCAATCGGAGTCCGTATCAGGGCCGGTAGGTCTTGATCAGCCCGCCGAAGCCGCTGAGGGTCCGCGCGCGGTAGAACACCAGGCTGACCGGCAGGTTGCTGCCGCTGCTGGGCACGAAGTCGATGTTCAGCCGGTCGCTCTGCGGGCGCCACAGCAGGACCGGCTCGTCGGGTTTCAGGGCGTTGCCGGTGCGGGGCAGCTTGATGGTCTGGGTGATCGGGCCGTCCTGGATGTTCATGGCGCCGCGGTAGAGGCCGCCGCGCGGGCTGAGGGCGACGGCGGTGCCGGCCGCACCGTTGACCTCCAGGTCGTACAGCACGCCGTAGTTGCCGCTCAGGCGGACGCCCTGGCCGGTCAGGACGTCCGTGCCGGTCAGGGCCGGATCCACCCGCCCGTCCCCGATCACGATGCGGGCCGGCAGGGCGCCCAGGTTCACGCGCAGGGACCGCACCGCTCCGGGGAAGGTGCCGCGCACGTGCTTGCCGTCCGGGCGCAGGTACGGCAGCTGCTGCATGACCTGCGCGGTGGGTGGCAGGGCGTCCTCGAGCATCAGGAAGGTCAGTTCCACCCGCCCCGAAGTGATCAGGTCCTGCATGACGTTCACGCCGCTCCCGGCGCCCAGGGTGGGGCTGGCGTACACGGCGGCCGTCTGGCCGGGCAGCAGGTTCAGGACCGTGCCGCCCCCCGACGCGAAGTACTCCAGCAGCGTCACCTGCCCCAGGATGCCCTCGATGCGGGTGGGGGCCGTCTCGCCCAGGCGTTCGCTGCGCACCTCGACGGGCCGGCTCTCGAGGTTGCGGGCCATGACGTACAGCCGCGCGGGGCGGCCCAGGCCGTTCAGGTGGTAGGCCAGCAGGCGCGCGCGGCCCGCGAGGCTGTCCTGGTACAGCACGCCGCTCTGTGCGGGCACCTCGGGGCTGTCACTGAACAGCAGCGGGTAGCTGGGCGACTCGGTGGTGGTGGGCGTGGCGGACGGGTAGGACAGGATCTGCGGGTCCGGGAAGGAATCGCCGGGCTGGCCGTACTTCAGCGCGTACGTGAGGGGAGTGTCGACGGGCGTGCCCTCCACGCGGATGGAACGCGTGAACGGCTGGCTCTGCAGCCCGCGGGCGTTCGTGACGGTCAGGCTGATGGTGTACGTGCCGGGCTGGAAGTACGCGTCCTGCCGGCCGGTCCAGCGGCGGGCGGTGATGTCCGCGCCGTCCGGGTCGAAGGGGTACTCGGTGTACACGACCCGTTCGCCCGGCGCGTACACGGTCTTGTCGGTGCTGAAGCGCGCCTGCGGGATCAGCGGGTTGCCGCCGTCACGCAGCGCCGTGAGGGTGAAGGTGCGCCCGTCGTCGCTGCTCAGGTTGGCGTTCAGGGCGTCGGCCAGGGTGCGGGCGCTCACGTACAGCACCCCGCCGAGCGTGGTGACCGTCCCGGCAGGCTGCGTCTGACCGTTCAGGGCGGCGCTGTTCTGGCGGGTGTCGACGCTCAACCGCGCGAGTTGCACCTGCCCGGCCGTGCCCAGCAGCGGCTGTCCCAGCAGCGCCGCCGTCTCGCGCAGCGGCAGCAGCGTGCGGCCGCCCACGACCCTGGGGGCCGCCAGCAGCGCGGCCGGCTCGCCGTTCACGAAGGTGGCGGTCTGGTCCACCGTGAAGGTCAGCTGCACCGACCCGAGCGTGGGCTGCGCGGCCAGCACGGTTCCCGACGCGGCCGCCGCGAGGGCGACCGTGAGAACGCCGCCCTGCGTGGGCGGCGCCAGCAGGGCCAGCAGCGTCAGCAGCCGCGTTCGTCCGGGGCGACGCGGGCGGCCCGGAGCGGGCGGCGCGGAAGGGCAGGAGGGGGAACGCAGAAACCGCATCCGCCGAGTATGCCGCCTGGGCCTGACCGGTGTCTGTACCGCGCGGCCCGCGGGACGCTGCCTGACCGTACCGTTAAGGAGACAGGGGGCGCGGTCGGCGGCCGTCCGGGCTGGGGGGGAGAGGGGGGGGCGGCCCCCCGGCGGGCGCGGGGAACTGGGGGGCGCGCTTTCAGTTCTGCTGCGGCGCAGCGGCATACACTGAACCATGACCGGGGTCAACGCTGGAGTGGACGCAGGGCAGGGAGCGGAGGGCCGCCCGTGAAACGGCTGTCCTGGCTGTGGGGGCTGCTGATCAGCGCGGTGCTGCTGCTGATCGTGCTGGGGCTGGCCATGCCGCGCGCCGGCAACAGCGAGATGAACCTGACGGACTTCACGGCGGCCCTGCAGCGCCGGCAGGTCAGCAGCGTGACCATCACGTACCAGAACGGCACCGCGCAGCTCAGCGGCATGCTGCAGGGGGGCCGCAGCTACCGCACGCGCACGCTCGCGGCCGACCCGGCACTGAACCTCGCGTCGCTGCAGGCGGCGGGCGTGACGGTGTCGTATGCGGCCCCGTCGCGGCTGAGCGTGCTGGGCGCCCTGAGTCTGCTGCTGACCGCCGCGCTCGTCGTGGGACTCGTGATCCTGTTGCTGCGCGGCCGTCAGGGGGGTGGGACGGACGCGGCAGGCACGTTCGGGAAGTCGAAAGCCGCCGTCATCAGCGAGGGCCAGATCAAACTCAACTTCACCGACGTCGCCGGCTGCGACGAGGCCAAACAGGACCTCCAGGAAGTCGTCGATTTCCTCCGCCACCCCGAGAAGTACCACCAGCTCGGCGCCCGCATCCCCCACGGCGTGCTCCTCGTCGGCCCCCCAGGCAGCGGCAAGACCCTCCTGGCAAAAGCCGTCGCCGGTGAGGCCCGCGTCCCCTACTTCAGCATCAGCGGCTCCGACTTCGTCGAGATGTTCGTCGGTGTCGGCGCCGCCCGCGTCCGCGACCTCTTCGAACAGGCCCGCAAGGCCGCCCCCTGCATCGTCTTCATCGACGAGATCGACGCCGTCGGCCGCAAACGCGGCGTGAACATGCAGGGCGGCAACGACGAACGCGAACAGACCCTCAATCAGCTGCTCGTCGAGATGGACGGCTTCTCCAGCGGGCAGGAGGTGATCATCCTGGCCGCCACGAACCGCCCGGACGTGCTGGACGCCGCGCTGCTGCGCCCGGGGCGGTTTGACCGGCAGGTGGTGGTGGACGCGCCGGACGTGCGGGGCCGCGAGCAGATCCTGCGGATTCACGCGCGGAAGAAACCGCTGGATGCCAGCGTGGACCTGGGGGTGGTGGCGCGGCGCACGGCGGGCATGGTGGGCGCGGACCTGGAGAACCTGCTGAACGAGGCGGCGCTGCAGGCGGCGCGGTCGGGGCGGACGCGGATCGTGGGACGGGACGTGGACGAGGCGCGGGACCGGGTGCTGATGGGGCCGGAGCGGCGGTCGCTGGTGGTGCGGGAGGCGGACCGGAAGGTCACGGCGTACCACGAGGTCGGGCACGCCCTCGCCGCCCAGCTCCTGCCCCACGCGGACAAGGCGCACAAGCTGACGGTCGTGCCGCGCGGGCGCAGCCTGGGCAGCGCGCTGTACACCCCCGAGGACCGCATGCATCACACCCGCGCGGCGCTGCTGGACCGCATCTGCGTGGCGCTGGCCGGGCACGCCGCCGAGCAGGTCGCGACCGGGCAGGTCACGACCGGGGCCGCCAGCGACTTCCAGCAGGCGACCGGCATCGCGCGGCGCATGGTGACCGAGTGGGGCATGAGCGAGGTCGGGCAGCTGGCCCTGGAGCAGGACAGCGGCTCGTATCTCGGGTACGGCCCGCGGCAGGGCGCGTACAGTGACCGCACGGCCCAGGCCATCGACGGGGAAGTCAGCCGCATCCTGAACGGCGAGTTTCAGCGGGCACTGGCCCTGCTGGGCGAGCACGCCCACGTCCTGCACCGGCTGACGGACGAACTGGTCCTGCGGGAGAGCCTCAGCGGCGAGGACGTGCAGACCGTGCTGGGCGGCGGCACCCTCGCGCCCCTGGCCCCCGACACCCGCACGGTCGAGCCCGCCACGCCCACCGGGAAGCTCACGCCGGGACCCGCGTAGGCGGATGGCAGAAAGCAGATGGCAGATGGCGAATTCCTGCCTCTGCCATCTGCCTTGAGCCATCTGCTGGCTGCTGGCTGCCCGTGGGTCAGTTCTGTCCGGGTACGGCGCACTGGCCGTCCTCGCAGCCGTCGGCGGGGGTGTCCGCGCCGATCATCTGAAGGGGGGCGGGGTGGGTCTCCTGCCAGACCTGCGTGAGGGCGGCCAGCAGCGTCTGGGGGTCCTGCGCGCCGTTGACGCCGTACTTGCCGCCCAGCACGAAGAACGGCACGCCGCTGATGCCCAGCGCCTGCGCCTGCGCCTCGTCCTGGCGGACGGCCTGCGCGTGGCGGCCGTCGAGCAGGGCGGCGCGCACTTCGGTGCCGTCCAGGCCGACCTCGCCGGCCAGGCGGACCAGGGTGTCGGGATCGCTGACGAGTGCGCCCTCGCTCATGTAGGCGCGCAGCAGACGTTCCTTCATGGCGTCCTGGCGGCCGTGCGCGGCGGCGTGGTGGATCAGCTGGTGGGCCAGGAAGGTGTTGCCCAGGCGGGCGCGTTCGAAGTGGTACTCGAGGCCCTCGTCGGCGGCGACGCGGGTCATGTGGTCCATCATGCCCTGCGCCTCGTCGGCGCTGCGGCCGTACTTGCGGGCCAGGGCGTCACGCATGTTCAGGGGGTGCTCGGCGGGCGTGCCGGGGTCGAGTTCGAAGGAGTGCCAGACGACCTCGACCTGATCACGCTGCGGGAACTGGGTCAGGGCGCTTTCCAGGCGGCGTTTGCCGACGTAGCACCAGGGGCAGGCGACGTCGGACCAGATGTCCACGCGGAGCTTGTCGGGGCTGGAGGGGGTGAAGGCGGTCATGCCCCCATTCTCCCATGCTTTACAAAACAAAGCGGCATCTGGCGCACAATGCCCCCCGCGCGCGTGCCACCCGCCCCCGCCCCGATCATGAACCCACGCCGGGCGCGCCCTCAGCGGGCGTCAGCCACGGCGTGCTACCACTACCCTATGCCCCGTCCTCACCCACGCCCCACGCTGCTGCCCACCGCGCTGCTGCTCAGCGCACTGGCCGGCGCCCAGGCCGCCCCGCCCGACCTGGGTCAGGCCGCCACCCGCGCCGCTGCCGCCGTGAACGGCGTGCTGCGCAACTGCCCCGCCAGTTTCAGCCGCGTCGGCACGCCCGCCAAGCAGTGCGTCGGCGCGCCCGGCACCACCGAACAGGTCCGGCTGCAACTGGGCGCGGCGCTCGGCAGCGACCTGTACGGCGTGTGGCGCAGCCGCGACGAGCAGCGCAGCGTCTACAACTGGCTGCGCACCCCCGGCGGCTTCGTGTACCTGCGCCTGCAACCCGACCCGGACGGCCGCGCCCGCACGCTGGTGTACCTGGACACGCCCCCGGACCCGCTGCCCACCGCCCCCACCCCGGCCGTGACCCTGACGCCCGTCCAGCCCCCCGCCCCTCAGGCCCCCACTCCCCAGCCAGCCGCCACCCAGCCGGCTCCCCCCCCGGACGCGGCGACCCGCACCCCTCAGGCCCCCACGGCCGCGCCGCTGCCGTTCCGGCGGCCCCTGTCCCTGCAGACGCCACGCCTGAACGGCCCGGACGTGCTGGCCGTACAGAACCGCCTGATTCACCTGATGCGCCCGGTGCGTACGGGACACGGGGACGGCTGGTTCGGGCCGGTCACGGCCGCCACCGTGCGCGCCTTTCAGGCCGGCAACCGGCTGCCCGTGACCGGCCGGGTGGACCGCGCCACCTGGGAGCGGCTGTTCGCGGCGGACGCCGCGACCTTCACGCCGCCGCCCGCCCCGTGAACCGGCCTCTCCGGGACCGCCGGCCGGACGCGCGGCCCCGCGCGAGCGGCGCGATGCCCCCACTACATGAGACGCGCGGTCAGCGGCCACCCCGCCGGACGACCCGCCGGAAGGTGGTGGAAGGCGCGCCTGGACGGCCACCAGCCGGTTTTTCGTTCGGATGAGGGCTGCACGTCAATTCTCACGCCCCCCAGGTACAGTACAGGTCAACATGAAGCTGCCCGTCATCATCCTTTCATCTGCTCTGCTGCTGGCAGGCGCGGGTTCAGGACTGGCCCAGACCGCAGCCACCACCGACCCCTTCCAGCGCGGCGCGCCGGCCGCCAGCACCCCCAGCGTCAGCGTCACGGGCGCCAGCGCCGTTCCGGGCGCCCCCATCACCCTGACCGGCGTGCAGAACGCCACCTTCGGCTCCCCGCGCGCCAGCAGTCAGGGCAGCGCCACCCGCGTCGTGTTCGATCTCGCGCCCGGCGTCACCTACACCCTGACCCCCACCTTCACGGGCCTGCGCGTGGACGTGCAGGGCGCGCGGGTGCAGCCGGCCGTGACCGCCCGTCTGGGCAGCAGCGTCACCGAATACCGCGCCGGGGCCGGGCAGGCCACCCTGATCACGCCCTTCCCGCTCTCCCTGAACGACGGCTGGAAGGCCCAGGAAGCCACCCTCGCCACCGGCAGCCGGGTGCTGATCATCGACATCGGGGCCGGCGTCACGGGCGGCGCCCCGGGCAGCCGGGTGCTGGCCAGCGCCCCGGTCAGCGCGGCCGCGCGGGCCGTCCTGAACGCCCCCACCCAGACCGCCGCCCCCGCCTCGCTGCCGCCCGGCGACACCGTCACGCGCAGCGGGCAGGTCCTGCCGCCCGCCCCGGCCCTGCCCGGCGACGACACCGCCCGCCCCAGCGACCTGAGCGGCCGGGTGCCCGGCACGCCCAGGGGCGACCTGCTGGCCCCGCCCCGGCTGGGCAAGAGTCCCGGCCAGACCCGCGTGGTCCTGGACCTGCCGCCCGGCGCGACGTACCGCATCAGCCCCGGCCCCAGCGGCCTGAGCATCGACCTGACCGGCCTGACCGTCACCGCGCAGGGCGAGCGTGACCTGAGCCCCGAACTGCGCGAGTGGCGTTCCGAGGGCCGCGCGGGCGGCGGGACCGTCACGCTGCTGACCGCCGCGCCCACCACCGCCCGCAGCGGCTGGCGTGCCCAGCTGCTCCCGCCTTCCAGCGGCGACCTGTCCCGCCTGGCCATCGACCTGTCGCCGGCCATGGCCGACCTGACGCCCCTGTCGCCCGCGGAGCGGGCCGTGGCGGCCGTTCCGCCCGTGCTGGCCACGCGCGGAACCGCCCTCCTGGCCCTGAGTGCCAGTTACGTGAAACCGCGCGTCGTCATCGACGCCGGGCACGGCGGCCGCGACCCCGGCGCGGTCGGTTCGGTCATCGAGAAGGAGGTCACGCTGGACGTCGCGCTGCGCGTCCGCGACCTGCTCACCCCCGCCGGCGTGGACGTCGTCCTGACCCGTGACAGCGACCGCGAACTCAACAGCAACAAGAACGCGGACCTGCAGCTGCGCGCCGCCATGGGCACCCCCGGCACGCAACTGTTCGTCAGCATTCACGTGAACGCCATGGACGCCCGCAACGCCCTGAAAGGCTACGGGGTGGAAACCTGGTGGAACCCCAACCACCCGCGCAGCAGCGCCCTGGCCGCCCTGCTGCAGGGCAGCATGGTCAGCCAGACCGGCGCGTTCAACCAGGGCCTGAAGAACAGCCAGTCGCTGAGCGTCCTGCGTAACAGCCGCGTCCCGGCCGCCCTGGTCGAGATCGGCTTCGCCAGCCACCCGGTCGACGGGCAGAACCTGAAGGACAGCAACTACCTCGACCGGGTGGCGCTGGGCATCGCCCAGGGCATCCGCGAGGCCCTGATCACGGGCGTGACCGCCGACGGGAACCGCGCCGGCCCGCCGGTCGCGGCGGCCCGCACCGCCGCCCGCCCCTGATACGGACGCCGGTTGAAAGGGGTGCAGAACCCTTCAACCCGAGCGGAGGCGAGTGGGAGCAAAGCGGGTTCCGGTCGTGCAGGTGGCAACCCGGTGAAGTTCCGGGGTGTCAACGCCACGACCGGCAGTCCGTGTGACCCGGCGCGCCGGGAGGTCCCGCGCGGGGCACAATGGACACCATGACCGATCCTGTCCCGGCCCCCGCCTTCCGTGAGCGTGTCCTGGCCCTGGTGGCCCGTATTCCAGAGGGGCGCGTCATGACCTACGGGCAGCTGGCGCTGCTGGCCGGCACGCCCGGCGCGGCGCGGCAGGCGGGGTTCGTGATGAACTCGCTGGTGGGCAGCGCGACCGACGGAACCAGCCTGCCCTGGCACCGCGTGATCAACGCGCAGGGCCGCGTCAGCACCCACAAGGTGGGCTTCGGTGACATGCAAGAAGCCCTGCTGCGCGCCGAGGGGGTGCCGCTGGATTCCTCGGGCCGCTGCGACCTGGCCGCGCGGCAGTGGTGGCCGCAGGAGCAGCGGGACGCGCCGCCCGAACCGCTGCTGTGACCGGCGCCCGGCATGAAGAAATTCCCCCGGCACCCCACCCACATGTCCCGGCGGGCCAGTCGTATGCTCGGCACATGAACAGACGAACGCAGCGTGAAGCGGGTGACGTGCTCTCCTGGGCGCTGGGCGTCACGGCCGGCCTGGTGCTGGGCGTGACCCTGCTGATCGCCACCCCCCGCCTGATGACCCCGCCCGCTGCCGCCGGAACAGGCCAGGAGGCGCAGGCCCCCATGAGCGGCGCCGACGCGAAGGGCAACGCGACCCCCTCCACCGGAACGCAGCCCACCAAATCCCCGTCCACCAAACCGGCCGCGGCCACCCCCGGCCCCACGCCCGCCGCTGAATCCACGGCCCCCACCGGCGCCGGGAACGCCGCGGCCGGCGAGAAGGTCTTTGCCGGGAACTGCGCCGGCTGTCACGGCGCGAACGGTGGCGGCGGTATCGGCCCGGCCCTGAACACCCCTGACGGACCGAAAGCCTGGACGGACCCGCAGTTCCTGACCGCCCTGCGCCAGGGCAGGACGCCGGAACGTGAACTGGGCGCCGTGATGCCCCGCTTCAGCGCCGCGCAGATCAGCGACGAGGATGTGGCGAACATCCACGCGTACATCAAGACCCTGAACTGACCCGCGGGAAGTCAAGCGTATCTGCAGGCCGCGTGGCGGCAACGCTGCGTTACGCTGCGGGCCTCGTGACCCAGCCCTCCCTGCCCGCCCGTGACCTGTGGCGCACCCTGCGCCTGACCCTGCCGGACCTGTGGCGCGCCCAGCCGCCCGTCACGGCGGGCCTGTTCCTGAGCGGCGCGGCGCAGGGCGCGCTGCCCGCCGTGACCATCCTGATCGGGAAGTGGACGGTGGACGGCGTGAGCGGCCTGCTGGCCGGGCAGAGCGTGAACCTCCCGGCGCTGGCAGTCGCGTGGGTG
Encoded proteins:
- a CDS encoding N-acetylmuramoyl-L-alanine amidase, which gives rise to MKLPVIILSSALLLAGAGSGLAQTAATTDPFQRGAPAASTPSVSVTGASAVPGAPITLTGVQNATFGSPRASSQGSATRVVFDLAPGVTYTLTPTFTGLRVDVQGARVQPAVTARLGSSVTEYRAGAGQATLITPFPLSLNDGWKAQEATLATGSRVLIIDIGAGVTGGAPGSRVLASAPVSAAARAVLNAPTQTAAPASLPPGDTVTRSGQVLPPAPALPGDDTARPSDLSGRVPGTPRGDLLAPPRLGKSPGQTRVVLDLPPGATYRISPGPSGLSIDLTGLTVTAQGERDLSPELREWRSEGRAGGGTVTLLTAAPTTARSGWRAQLLPPSSGDLSRLAIDLSPAMADLTPLSPAERAVAAVPPVLATRGTALLALSASYVKPRVVIDAGHGGRDPGAVGSVIEKEVTLDVALRVRDLLTPAGVDVVLTRDSDRELNSNKNADLQLRAAMGTPGTQLFVSIHVNAMDARNALKGYGVETWWNPNHPRSSALAALLQGSMVSQTGAFNQGLKNSQSLSVLRNSRVPAALVEIGFASHPVDGQNLKDSNYLDRVALGIAQGIREALITGVTADGNRAGPPVAAARTAARP
- a CDS encoding MGMT family protein; amino-acid sequence: MTDPVPAPAFRERVLALVARIPEGRVMTYGQLALLAGTPGAARQAGFVMNSLVGSATDGTSLPWHRVINAQGRVSTHKVGFGDMQEALLRAEGVPLDSSGRCDLAARQWWPQEQRDAPPEPLL
- a CDS encoding c-type cytochrome, producing MNRRTQREAGDVLSWALGVTAGLVLGVTLLIATPRLMTPPAAAGTGQEAQAPMSGADAKGNATPSTGTQPTKSPSTKPAAATPGPTPAAESTAPTGAGNAAAGEKVFAGNCAGCHGANGGGGIGPALNTPDGPKAWTDPQFLTALRQGRTPERELGAVMPRFSAAQISDEDVANIHAYIKTLN